The following nucleotide sequence is from Halorussus caseinilyticus.
CCACACCGACGAGGGCGTCAAAGAACCGCCCGCGTTCTCCGGTGCCGACTCGCCGAGCGGTCCCGAAGTGGACCCGAAAGACCAGTCGTAGCGTTCGACGCCGAATAGTCCGACTTTTTATCCGGGGGTCGCTTGGACCGTACATGCAAAACGTCATCGCCGCGGGACTGGGCATCGGCGACGACTACCCGCCGCGAATCATGGGCGTGTTGAACGTCAGCGAGGAGTCGCCCTACGACCCGAGCGTCTACGACGACCCCGGCGAGGCCGCCGAGTACGTCGATTCCGAACTGATTGCGGAGGGCGCGGACATCGTGGACGTGGGTCTCGAATCCGCGAACAAGCGCTTCGAGGTTCTCTCGGCAGAGGAGGAACTGGACCGCCTCGACACCGCCCTCGAAACCATCGAGAGCGTCTCGGGCGATGCCGTCTTCTCCATCGAGACGCGCTACGGCGAAGTCGCCGACGAAGCTCTCTCGCGGGGGTTCGATATGGTCAACGACATCTGCGGGTTCGCCGACCCACGGATGCCAGACGTGTGCCGGGACCACGACGCCGCGGTGGTGAAAATGGCGAGTCCGCCGGACCTCGAACGCCCCGGCGCAATCGAGAAGGTAGACGACATCTACGACGCCCTCAAGCGCGAGGGCCTGACCGACAAGACCATCGTGGACCCGGCGTTCGGCGGGTGGTCGGAGGCCAAGACGCTCGCGGACGACCGCGAGACGTTCCGCCGCCTCCGGGAGTTCCGTGGTCTCGGCCAGCCGATTCTGGTCTCCATCAACCGGAAGAACTTCCTCCGGGAACTCGCCGACCGGAGTACCGACGAGGCCCTGCCGGTCTCGCTCGCCGCGACTTCGATGGCGGTCGAACGCGGCGCGCACGTCGTCCGGACCCACGACGTGGCCGAGACCGCAGACGCCGCGAAAATCGGGGCGGCGTTCGCCCGCGAGCGACT
It contains:
- the folP gene encoding dihydropteroate synthase, whose translation is MQNVIAAGLGIGDDYPPRIMGVLNVSEESPYDPSVYDDPGEAAEYVDSELIAEGADIVDVGLESANKRFEVLSAEEELDRLDTALETIESVSGDAVFSIETRYGEVADEALSRGFDMVNDICGFADPRMPDVCRDHDAAVVKMASPPDLERPGAIEKVDDIYDALKREGLTDKTIVDPAFGGWSEAKTLADDRETFRRLREFRGLGQPILVSINRKNFLRELADRSTDEALPVSLAATSMAVERGAHVVRTHDVAETADAAKIGAAFARERLGDDELGVEELDVTSAAETARHLERLGADPDRADDATTRVFELSGLAAAERETLAAAAADAGVVFTTGTAGDLLAGSPAALARLRDAVTGASDRLGAIFDTVTRPKR